In one window of Paraflavitalea soli DNA:
- a CDS encoding SusC/RagA family TonB-linked outer membrane protein — translation MKTAHRFAGRLLLIPGRQLLFFMKLTTILLVCVGMQAQAKTFAQEKINLQLRKSTIKHLLNEVEKQTLYRFVYHTGTLPDDKRIDITARGASLDQVLAQAFTGLPLNYTVKEDNLVVIFSTEKKPVPDKTIKGKVTGPDNAPLAGVSVLVSGTSIGTLSNGVGEYSIQVPDDAKTLEFSLVGFLEQKIAINGQQTINVTLKLSTVSLNEVVVTGYTNYTRNKSASAATTVGGDKINDVPVATFEQALQGRVPGLSVSAMSGQPGTSANVVLRGVGSIGGTSSALYVMDGVPIEAGYFQSLNPGDIESVTVLKDASAKAIYGSRGSNGVIVITTKKGKAGKLAVEYRSQYGVSTLTSTKFRMMNSAERKEFEEGIGMETGAEAGPFWDYSKLNPAYASKTPAEKAKADRIVDSLLGVNTDWRDLFMRDGHFMEQQISASGGNQNIRFYTSLNYFDQQGLVRVSGLKRYTLKNNLDFSYGKLTANVNLNIGYSKSTYIQNENGTGGNNPLSAVYYALPYEYPYAPNGKLVTWEDRAAYPILDLREGSDSYERMLNTSSKKDQLKTILGLSLSYNLMKGLTAKTRLGIDYRDQTNEDWINPDSYAGRKLSANGRLGSFGEGVVRHLSLVSTSGLTYNNIFADDHDLEVSGLFEYLSNKDRSFGYTGYGIDGRLPNTPAGVGNPGTYVPALSGSRTQNAMSSFIGLLRYTYQNKYTLNASYRYDGSSTLPEQNRWHGFYSLGASWEVKKERFLDDVDFISNLRLRASYGTTASPFTSNFGYLPAYGGSTYGGNAGIIPTQPGNPNYDWEYAKELNIGFDLSLLNNRIRLTTEFYNRITSNLFINQDLPLTSGSSNLDINSGKMRNRGVEIDLQGDVVRTRELQWTVGANMAYNKNVVLDLGGVEEFEYQYTGIIRVGLPFGAHYAPKWAGVNPANGDPQYYTADGQITTDYNAATMSVAEFGTYVPVITGGFNTSLTWKAFYVNALFSFTAKVNRYNNEDYFNENPSFITSNQSTRLLYDRWKKPGDNAILPRIDAPRNFTSRDIQDASYVRLRNVNIGYNVPQSVISKLKVISGIQINLQAQNLVTWTKWRGFDPENGNEYARFSYPAPRTYVVGLNVNF, via the coding sequence ATGAAGACTGCTCATCGCTTCGCAGGAAGGCTCCTGCTCATCCCCGGCAGGCAACTGTTATTCTTTATGAAACTCACGACCATCTTACTGGTGTGCGTGGGTATGCAGGCACAGGCAAAGACCTTTGCACAGGAAAAGATCAATCTCCAGTTACGGAAAAGCACCATTAAGCACTTGCTCAATGAAGTGGAGAAACAAACCCTCTACAGGTTTGTATACCACACCGGCACCTTACCCGATGATAAAAGAATTGATATCACGGCCCGCGGCGCCAGCCTGGACCAGGTGCTGGCACAGGCCTTTACGGGTCTTCCACTGAATTATACCGTGAAGGAAGATAACCTGGTGGTGATCTTCTCTACCGAAAAGAAACCCGTACCCGATAAAACCATTAAGGGTAAAGTAACCGGCCCCGACAATGCACCCTTAGCGGGTGTTTCTGTATTGGTATCCGGCACCTCTATTGGCACACTCAGCAATGGGGTAGGTGAATATTCCATCCAGGTGCCCGATGATGCCAAAACCCTGGAATTTTCCCTGGTAGGCTTTCTTGAACAGAAAATAGCGATCAATGGGCAGCAAACGATCAACGTAACCTTGAAGTTATCTACGGTGAGCCTTAATGAAGTGGTGGTTACCGGTTATACGAATTATACCCGCAATAAATCAGCTTCTGCAGCTACTACCGTTGGTGGCGATAAGATCAATGACGTGCCCGTTGCAACTTTTGAACAGGCATTGCAGGGCCGTGTACCGGGCTTATCTGTGTCGGCTATGTCAGGCCAGCCAGGAACCAGCGCCAATGTAGTGTTGCGTGGTGTAGGGTCCATTGGCGGTACCAGTTCTGCTTTGTATGTGATGGATGGTGTGCCCATTGAAGCCGGTTATTTTCAATCACTCAATCCCGGCGATATAGAATCTGTTACTGTGTTGAAAGACGCTTCTGCCAAAGCCATCTATGGCTCCCGTGGTTCCAATGGCGTGATCGTGATCACCACCAAAAAGGGGAAAGCCGGTAAACTGGCCGTAGAATACCGCTCACAATACGGTGTATCTACCCTTACCTCTACCAAATTCAGGATGATGAACTCGGCCGAACGCAAGGAGTTTGAAGAAGGCATTGGTATGGAAACAGGCGCCGAAGCAGGCCCTTTCTGGGACTATTCAAAACTAAACCCTGCCTATGCATCCAAAACCCCGGCTGAAAAAGCTAAGGCCGATCGTATTGTAGACAGCTTGTTGGGTGTGAATACCGACTGGCGCGATCTCTTTATGCGCGATGGACATTTTATGGAACAACAAATAAGTGCCAGTGGCGGTAACCAGAATATCCGGTTCTATACTTCGTTGAATTATTTTGACCAACAGGGCCTGGTAAGGGTATCTGGTTTGAAAAGGTATACGCTAAAGAATAACCTGGATTTTAGTTATGGAAAATTGACCGCCAATGTGAACCTCAATATCGGGTATTCCAAATCCACCTATATACAAAATGAGAACGGCACTGGCGGTAATAACCCTTTATCGGCAGTTTATTATGCATTGCCTTATGAATATCCCTATGCGCCCAACGGTAAACTCGTTACCTGGGAAGACAGAGCCGCTTATCCTATTCTGGACCTGCGGGAAGGAAGTGACTCCTATGAACGGATGCTCAATACTTCCAGTAAAAAGGACCAGTTGAAAACGATCCTGGGTTTGTCGCTCAGTTATAACCTGATGAAAGGGCTCACCGCGAAGACAAGGCTGGGCATTGACTACCGCGACCAAACGAATGAAGATTGGATCAACCCCGACTCTTATGCAGGTAGAAAGCTTTCTGCCAATGGAAGGTTGGGCAGTTTCGGTGAAGGTGTGGTGCGGCACCTTTCCCTGGTGTCTACTTCAGGTCTCACTTATAATAACATCTTCGCGGATGATCATGATCTGGAAGTCTCTGGCTTGTTTGAATACCTGAGTAATAAGGACCGCTCATTTGGTTATACAGGTTATGGCATTGATGGAAGGTTGCCTAATACTCCCGCCGGTGTAGGTAATCCAGGTACTTATGTGCCGGCGCTGAGTGGATCGCGTACCCAAAATGCTATGTCTTCTTTCATAGGACTATTGCGTTATACTTATCAGAATAAGTACACCCTGAATGCCAGTTACCGGTACGATGGATCTTCCACGCTGCCTGAGCAAAACCGCTGGCATGGATTCTATTCTTTGGGCGCCAGTTGGGAAGTGAAGAAAGAGCGCTTCCTGGATGATGTAGATTTCATCTCCAACTTGCGTCTCAGGGCAAGCTATGGTACCACGGCCAGTCCTTTTACCAGCAATTTTGGCTACCTGCCTGCTTATGGCGGTTCCACTTATGGGGGTAATGCGGGTATTATACCTACGCAGCCTGGCAATCCGAATTATGATTGGGAATATGCCAAAGAACTGAACATCGGTTTTGACCTTAGCCTGCTTAACAACCGTATTCGTCTTACCACGGAGTTCTATAACAGGATTACCAGCAACCTCTTTATCAACCAGGACCTGCCACTTACTTCGGGCTCTTCCAATTTGGATATCAACTCCGGTAAAATGCGGAACCGCGGTGTGGAAATAGACCTGCAAGGCGATGTAGTTAGAACCAGGGAGCTTCAATGGACTGTAGGTGCCAATATGGCCTATAATAAAAATGTGGTGTTGGACCTGGGCGGTGTGGAAGAATTTGAATACCAGTACACCGGTATTATTCGGGTGGGCCTCCCTTTTGGGGCGCACTATGCTCCCAAATGGGCGGGGGTGAATCCGGCTAATGGCGATCCCCAATATTATACAGCAGATGGACAGATCACCACGGATTATAATGCGGCCACGATGAGCGTAGCGGAATTTGGAACCTATGTACCCGTTATTACAGGTGGTTTCAATACTTCCCTGACCTGGAAAGCTTTTTATGTAAATGCCTTGTTTTCCTTCACCGCAAAAGTAAACCGGTACAACAACGAGGATTATTTTAATGAGAATCCCAGCTTTATCACCAGTAACCAGTCTACCCGCCTTTTGTACGATCGTTGGAAAAAGCCAGGTGATAATGCCATCCTTCCCCGCATAGATGCTCCCCGTAATTTTACTTCGAGAGATATACAGGATGCTTCCTATGTGCGTTTGAGGAATGTGAACATTGGTTACAACGTGCCGCAGTCGGTGATCAGCAAATTGAAAGTGATCAGTGGTATACAGATCAATCTGCAGGCACAGAACCTGGTGACCTGGACGAAGTGGAGGGGATTTGACCCGGAAAATGGTAATGAATACGCCCGCTTCAGCTATCCGGCGCCAAGAACATACGTAGTAGGCTTAAACGTTAACTTTTAA
- a CDS encoding RagB/SusD family nutrient uptake outer membrane protein: MTITNTFHKHIVLAATVLSLSVIACNKQIDLKPTDTIDPTKAFRNIPDVNKGLLGAYAGLNQFSSIFYTSRITDEVMLPSENSTGGGVATHRWQYDGSFQHDAWGDNYFVIDRANRVLSVIDNIVAKPGEEQLKIQYKGELLALRAYCHFELIRNFASGYIADSLGVPYMEKSEISMPARLTFAATMTKINKDLTDAKALIPASFNDNTRITKAAISAIQARAALYEKNWDNAITYATEAINAVPLASRTDFPKIWKDKTTNEVLWKLKRATGDKQTPIGDAYTQATFLDNPGGSRLYYAAAYKLTNLFDQANDIRFSSYIKIDPARQTAGKTPNAVVKYLSDEPATRNLVDIKLYRTGEMYLIRAEAYAEKNNLPAAKKDLNDLRAQRISGYVDQDFATKELLIAAVDTERFKELAFEGHRHFDLRRHKLPISRNPEDAVNALGAVLLTPNDAQYIWPIPNRELRVNKNLKQNPHY; this comes from the coding sequence ATGACTATTACAAACACTTTTCATAAACATATTGTACTGGCTGCTACCGTCCTTTCCCTGTCTGTTATTGCCTGCAATAAGCAGATAGACCTGAAGCCGACAGACACTATTGACCCGACAAAGGCTTTCAGAAATATACCCGATGTCAACAAAGGGTTGTTAGGAGCGTATGCTGGTTTAAATCAATTCAGTAGTATTTTTTATACTTCCCGTATTACCGATGAAGTAATGTTACCTTCTGAAAACAGTACAGGGGGCGGCGTGGCTACCCACCGCTGGCAATATGATGGTTCTTTTCAGCATGATGCCTGGGGCGATAATTATTTCGTAATTGACCGTGCCAACAGGGTATTGTCAGTGATTGATAATATTGTTGCCAAACCCGGCGAAGAACAATTGAAGATCCAATACAAGGGAGAGTTATTGGCCTTGCGGGCCTATTGTCACTTTGAGCTCATCCGCAATTTTGCATCAGGGTACATAGCTGACTCCCTGGGTGTTCCATATATGGAAAAATCGGAGATCAGTATGCCGGCGCGTTTGACTTTCGCCGCTACCATGACTAAAATAAACAAAGACCTTACGGATGCGAAAGCATTAATACCTGCTTCTTTTAATGACAATACCAGGATCACCAAAGCTGCTATTTCCGCCATACAGGCCAGGGCTGCTTTGTATGAAAAGAACTGGGACAATGCCATCACTTATGCTACCGAAGCGATCAATGCCGTGCCGTTGGCCTCCCGCACCGATTTTCCTAAAATATGGAAAGATAAAACGACCAACGAAGTATTGTGGAAGCTGAAAAGAGCGACCGGTGATAAACAAACACCTATTGGCGATGCTTATACACAAGCAACCTTCCTGGACAATCCCGGAGGATCACGTTTGTATTATGCTGCTGCCTATAAACTGACCAATCTGTTTGACCAGGCCAATGATATCCGTTTCTCCTCCTATATTAAAATAGACCCGGCCAGGCAGACCGCCGGTAAAACACCCAATGCGGTCGTTAAATACCTGAGTGATGAGCCGGCTACCCGCAACCTGGTGGATATTAAGTTGTACCGTACCGGTGAAATGTACCTGATCAGGGCAGAAGCCTATGCAGAAAAGAATAACCTGCCCGCTGCCAAAAAAGACCTTAATGACCTGCGCGCCCAAAGGATCAGTGGCTATGTAGACCAGGACTTTGCTACTAAAGAATTGCTGATAGCTGCGGTTGATACAGAAAGATTCAAAGAACTGGCATTTGAAGGCCATCGTCATTTTGACCTAAGGCGTCATAAACTGCCCATCAGCCGTAACCCCGAAGATGCTGTGAACGCACTCGGTGCTGTATTGCTGACGCCCAATGATGCACAATACATCTGGCCCATCCCCAACAGGGAACTGCGGGTAAATAAGAACCTGAAACAAAACCCGCATTATTAA
- a CDS encoding isoaspartyl peptidase/L-asparaginase: protein MTRSILVTAACTLCLHMSHAQVKTTAGPSLGLTGDAKDVTTATKGGVALIGGGGNVEGAFKWMIERSGGGDVVVIRASGDYLYNDDIAKLGKVNSIETLLINSREVANSDKVAQTIRNAEMLFITGGDQSNYMRFWRGTKTSEAINYLLNKKKVPVGGTSAGCAVLSGFYYSGEIGSATAAVAMDPYDEQVKLYNNDFLQPPFLKNVITDQHYVARNRQGRHMTFLSRIITDWKTFPQGIAPDERTAVCIDEQGNATVIGEGKAYFLLTSKAAAPEVCVAEKPLQWVAGKKAVKVYEIQGTANGNGYFSVADFDAAKAKGGKWYWWWMENGKWQQSPEDKYVLVIHGGAGTILQSTMTPEKEKAYRSALRQALEAGYAKLKAGAPSLDAVEAAVRVLEDNPLFNAGKGAVFTHDGRNELDAAIMNGNTLAAGSVAGVRTIRNPITAARAVMEKSEHVMMVGPGAEQFAKEVGIELVDPGYFRTEERWKGLQDALKEDSLKAKLDHSSAPKKGTINIDYKFGTVGCVALDNNGMLAAGTSTGGMTNKKYGRVGDAPIIGAGTYANSTVGISCTGWGEFYIRTVVAHELSALMEYKGLSVQNAGKTVIEKVGKLGGDGGLIALDKNGNIAMPFNTEGMYRGAITQDGKMEISIYKE, encoded by the coding sequence ATGACAAGATCAATTTTAGTGACCGCTGCCTGTACCCTTTGTTTGCACATGTCCCATGCACAGGTAAAGACCACTGCCGGCCCTTCCCTCGGCCTCACCGGTGATGCCAAAGATGTAACAACTGCTACGAAAGGCGGTGTAGCATTGATCGGCGGCGGTGGTAATGTGGAGGGCGCATTCAAATGGATGATCGAGCGCAGTGGCGGCGGCGATGTCGTCGTGATCCGTGCTTCAGGTGATTACCTGTACAATGATGATATTGCCAAACTGGGCAAGGTCAACTCCATAGAAACCTTGTTGATCAATTCGAGAGAAGTGGCCAATAGCGATAAAGTGGCGCAAACGATCCGCAATGCCGAGATGCTTTTCATCACCGGTGGCGATCAATCCAATTACATGCGTTTCTGGAGAGGTACCAAAACCTCCGAAGCGATCAATTACCTGCTCAATAAGAAGAAAGTACCGGTGGGCGGTACCAGCGCAGGCTGTGCCGTACTCAGTGGTTTCTATTATAGCGGAGAAATAGGCAGCGCCACCGCGGCAGTAGCCATGGACCCCTACGATGAGCAGGTGAAACTCTACAACAATGATTTTCTGCAACCTCCTTTTCTCAAAAATGTGATCACCGACCAGCATTATGTAGCCCGCAACCGGCAGGGAAGGCATATGACCTTTTTGAGCCGCATCATTACCGACTGGAAGACTTTCCCCCAGGGAATTGCCCCGGACGAAAGAACGGCCGTATGTATTGATGAGCAGGGCAATGCTACCGTGATCGGTGAAGGCAAGGCTTATTTCTTACTCACCAGTAAAGCTGCTGCACCGGAAGTTTGCGTAGCTGAAAAACCATTGCAATGGGTAGCCGGCAAAAAAGCAGTGAAAGTATACGAGATACAGGGTACAGCCAATGGCAATGGTTATTTTTCTGTCGCTGATTTTGACGCCGCTAAAGCAAAGGGTGGCAAATGGTACTGGTGGTGGATGGAGAACGGTAAATGGCAACAAAGTCCCGAAGACAAATATGTGCTGGTAATACATGGCGGTGCAGGCACCATTTTGCAAAGTACCATGACACCGGAAAAAGAGAAGGCTTACCGCAGCGCCCTGCGCCAGGCGTTGGAAGCCGGTTATGCCAAACTGAAAGCGGGTGCTCCCAGTCTCGATGCAGTGGAAGCTGCTGTGCGGGTGCTGGAAGACAATCCGCTGTTCAATGCAGGAAAGGGGGCCGTGTTTACCCATGATGGCAGGAACGAACTGGACGCGGCCATTATGAATGGCAATACCTTAGCGGCCGGTTCTGTAGCGGGCGTAAGAACCATACGCAATCCGATAACAGCTGCCAGGGCCGTGATGGAAAAATCGGAGCATGTGATGATGGTTGGTCCAGGTGCTGAGCAGTTTGCAAAAGAAGTAGGGATTGAACTGGTTGATCCTGGTTACTTCCGTACAGAAGAAAGGTGGAAGGGATTGCAGGATGCTTTGAAAGAGGATTCCCTCAAAGCAAAGCTCGACCATAGCTCAGCCCCGAAGAAAGGTACCATCAATATAGATTATAAGTTTGGTACCGTGGGTTGTGTGGCCCTGGACAATAATGGAATGCTGGCTGCGGGTACATCTACAGGTGGCATGACCAATAAAAAGTATGGCCGGGTAGGGGATGCGCCCATTATTGGAGCTGGTACCTATGCCAACAGCACAGTAGGTATATCCTGTACAGGATGGGGTGAGTTTTATATCCGCACTGTTGTAGCGCATGAGCTGAGCGCCCTGATGGAATACAAAGGTCTGTCCGTTCAGAATGCCGGAAAAACGGTGATTGAAAAAGTAGGCAAGCTGGGTGGCGATGGCGGCCTCATAGCCCTGGACAAGAACGGTAATATCGCCATGCCCTTCAATACCGAAGGCATGTACCGGGGCGCGATTACCCAAGACGGAAAAATGGAGATATCTATTTATAAGGAATGA
- a CDS encoding ABC transporter ATP-binding protein has protein sequence MTASNNSKTNVWLSIYRLVQPYKTRLLAVFVISLVSTAITLLEPLIYREAVNDIAGLFVQKARNEVKTEMGLERETEEEPAASFFRNKGHKATEASGKKALHHKRVKEPHTKTHVAPRTSHEAFNTLLWAIILLFTINVLGLIFWWIGENMNIKLSATIERRFIQRTFSHVLKLPLAFFAKRSSAVLHKQIDQSEEISGTVTVFTKNIFPEIISLAGILAIMFWQNYVLALLALSIVPFYLIITVISTKKLEMSLAGYYEKWEEVSAEMQDALSGIKTVKLSGAEEREVNRLDKQATSAYGDYTKRSLLSNKYTFWQVLLTHIATAMVLTYGGYLALHHKLTPGDVVMFVAYLDMLYTPIDNLASIWAEVQQNIASVARAFTLLDTNIEEKPGAELLLHKGNVEFKNVHFGYTPEREVLKDLSFVAAPGKVTAIVGTSGAGKTTTVDLLLKLFEPQSGEILIDGQKLSALDAASVRRNIGMVAADGAIFRGTLADNIRYKKPEATDTEVETAAIAAGMQTTLQRLPDGLKTLVGESGFGLSVGERQRVQIARVIVSRPGILVMDEATANLDYATEAEVKNTIDEIRKENTVIIIAHRYSMVRDADHVIVLDAGQVAEAGTPATLIAKGGWFADFAIAGEDEYEEGDAALEEDEEDEEDIGE, from the coding sequence ATGACTGCTTCAAATAACTCCAAGACCAATGTATGGCTAAGTATTTATCGCCTGGTACAGCCATACAAAACCAGGCTGCTGGCGGTTTTCGTCATCAGCCTGGTAAGTACGGCCATCACTTTGCTGGAGCCGCTTATCTACAGGGAGGCGGTCAATGATATTGCCGGTCTGTTTGTGCAAAAAGCACGCAATGAAGTAAAAACAGAAATGGGACTTGAGCGGGAAACGGAAGAAGAACCAGCGGCCAGTTTCTTCAGGAATAAGGGTCATAAGGCAACTGAAGCCAGCGGAAAGAAGGCTCTGCACCACAAAAGGGTGAAAGAGCCGCATACGAAAACGCATGTAGCACCCCGTACCTCTCATGAAGCATTCAATACCCTGCTATGGGCGATAATATTGCTTTTCACGATCAATGTGCTCGGCCTTATTTTTTGGTGGATAGGAGAAAATATGAACATAAAGCTTTCGGCCACCATAGAAAGGCGTTTTATTCAGCGCACATTCAGCCATGTATTGAAATTGCCCCTGGCCTTTTTTGCCAAACGTTCCAGTGCTGTATTACATAAGCAGATCGATCAGTCGGAAGAGATCTCAGGCACGGTGACTGTTTTTACCAAGAACATCTTTCCGGAGATCATCAGCCTTGCCGGTATACTCGCCATCATGTTCTGGCAAAACTATGTTCTTGCTTTACTGGCCTTATCAATCGTTCCGTTCTACCTCATCATTACAGTTATATCTACTAAGAAACTCGAAATGAGCCTGGCCGGCTATTATGAAAAATGGGAGGAGGTATCAGCAGAAATGCAGGATGCGCTGAGTGGAATAAAAACGGTAAAACTTTCCGGCGCGGAAGAACGAGAAGTGAACAGGCTGGATAAGCAGGCTACCAGCGCCTATGGTGATTATACCAAACGGTCACTGTTGTCCAACAAATATACTTTCTGGCAGGTATTGCTGACGCATATTGCAACTGCCATGGTGCTCACCTATGGCGGTTATCTCGCTTTGCACCATAAACTGACCCCGGGCGATGTGGTGATGTTTGTGGCTTACCTGGATATGTTGTACACCCCTATTGACAACCTGGCCAGCATCTGGGCGGAAGTGCAGCAGAATATAGCCTCGGTGGCCAGGGCATTCACCTTGCTGGATACCAATATTGAAGAAAAGCCAGGAGCGGAATTGCTATTGCATAAAGGGAACGTTGAATTTAAGAACGTGCATTTTGGTTATACACCCGAAAGAGAGGTGTTGAAAGACCTGTCCTTTGTGGCAGCACCCGGTAAAGTAACCGCTATTGTAGGTACATCGGGTGCAGGAAAAACGACTACCGTGGACCTGTTGTTAAAACTATTTGAACCGCAAAGCGGGGAAATACTGATCGATGGGCAAAAGCTATCTGCCCTGGATGCCGCATCGGTCAGAAGAAATATCGGTATGGTGGCTGCTGATGGCGCCATCTTCCGGGGTACCCTGGCGGATAATATACGCTACAAAAAACCGGAAGCCACCGATACAGAAGTGGAAACCGCTGCTATTGCTGCCGGTATGCAAACTACCTTACAACGCTTACCCGATGGACTGAAGACGCTGGTAGGTGAGAGCGGCTTTGGCCTGTCGGTTGGAGAGCGCCAGCGGGTGCAGATAGCCCGCGTCATCGTATCCAGGCCCGGCATACTGGTGATGGACGAAGCAACGGCCAACCTCGATTATGCCACCGAAGCAGAAGTTAAAAACACCATAGACGAGATCAGGAAAGAAAATACTGTCATCATTATCGCCCACCGGTATTCGATGGTCAGGGATGCAGACCATGTGATTGTGCTGGATGCGGGACAGGTAGCCGAAGCGGGAACACCTGCAACACTTATTGCCAAAGGAGGTTGGTTTGCCGACTTTGCCATTGCAGGAGAGGACGAATATGAGGAAGGCGATGCTGCATTGGAGGAAGACGAAGAAGATGAAGAGGATATAGGCGAATAG
- a CDS encoding tetratricopeptide repeat-containing sensor histidine kinase produces the protein MIRHTTLFCLLISIALWSKAQLPLDEHKYADSLQTVLNKATNDTVRAKSSYLLSYYWVFKDAAKARVYLDQGRQYARNNPFQTAVSWFYEGIIFYATGDIPKSEVAFLKADSLLTPFNTKPAKQFRAQALHNYGVLQQAKGDEKGFAEVLLNRSIPLAKESGDTSGLAKNYHDLALTFKNTTQYEKASVWVLTAIRLFRELHATAELATAYVTAAENYVLWEKYDLAKPMLDSANAMLAPFPENPLYLDYYAAESIYYNAVKDHKNALVSTDKGIRLAKQLHRGYEEQRLLLQKFYAHFNQKDYRNARPVLTYLLAQPEMMSQITNRLQLYKGMAETNAGLGNMQDAYKWSEQYSKLSDSVHESQLKTDIQALELKYNDAENQKKITTLKAENDKAALTARNTRLVNWFLASVSVLLLIAAVLGLLYFRNNKKLSEQKDLNHQQQLKELAQQQQIQFSQAMLQGEERERRRLAGDLHDGLGGMLAGVKMNLTGLTVAAPVAQDNDLNKVIGQLDHSISELRRIARNMMPEALLKLGLETALKDLCESVMTDQVRVGFQSYGIEKTIPQQTQVTIYRIVQELLTNAIRHGHASSILLQCSQNEGVFFVTLEDNGKGFDPQNAARAKGIGLSNVKSRVDYLNGKMDIASVINEGTTINIELYVAG, from the coding sequence ATGATCCGCCACACCACCCTCTTTTGCTTACTGATCAGTATTGCGCTATGGAGTAAGGCACAATTGCCATTGGATGAGCATAAATATGCCGACAGTCTGCAAACGGTTTTGAATAAGGCTACCAACGATACCGTCAGGGCCAAAAGCAGTTATCTCCTGTCCTATTATTGGGTGTTCAAGGATGCGGCCAAAGCGCGGGTATACCTCGATCAGGGCCGGCAATATGCACGGAACAATCCTTTTCAAACAGCTGTCTCCTGGTTTTATGAAGGGATCATATTTTATGCTACGGGTGATATCCCCAAAAGTGAAGTTGCTTTTCTGAAAGCCGATAGCCTGCTGACCCCATTCAATACAAAACCTGCCAAGCAATTCAGGGCGCAGGCATTACACAATTATGGCGTTCTGCAACAGGCCAAGGGCGATGAAAAAGGATTTGCTGAGGTGCTGCTCAATAGATCAATACCCCTGGCAAAGGAATCGGGCGATACCTCCGGCCTGGCCAAAAACTACCATGATCTGGCGCTTACGTTTAAGAATACGACACAATATGAAAAGGCGTCTGTTTGGGTCCTGACTGCTATACGGCTATTTAGGGAACTTCATGCCACTGCTGAGCTGGCAACAGCTTATGTAACGGCTGCCGAAAATTATGTGTTGTGGGAAAAGTATGACCTGGCCAAACCCATGTTGGACAGTGCAAATGCCATGTTGGCGCCTTTCCCGGAAAATCCGCTCTATTTGGATTATTATGCCGCTGAAAGCATTTACTACAACGCGGTGAAAGACCATAAGAATGCATTGGTGAGTACAGATAAAGGCATCCGGCTGGCGAAGCAATTGCACAGGGGTTATGAAGAACAGCGCCTGCTGCTGCAAAAGTTCTATGCTCATTTTAACCAGAAGGATTACCGGAATGCCAGACCGGTTTTAACCTACCTGCTGGCGCAGCCAGAGATGATGTCGCAGATCACGAACCGGCTGCAGCTGTACAAGGGCATGGCCGAAACGAATGCCGGGCTGGGCAATATGCAGGATGCGTATAAATGGTCTGAACAATACAGCAAACTGAGTGACAGTGTGCATGAAAGTCAATTGAAGACCGATATCCAGGCGCTGGAACTGAAATACAATGATGCGGAGAACCAAAAGAAAATAACCACCCTGAAAGCCGAGAATGACAAAGCGGCACTGACAGCCAGGAATACACGGTTGGTGAACTGGTTTTTAGCCTCTGTTTCTGTGCTGCTGCTGATCGCCGCCGTGCTGGGCCTGCTGTACTTCAGGAACAATAAAAAGCTGTCGGAACAAAAAGACCTCAATCACCAGCAGCAATTGAAGGAATTGGCCCAGCAACAGCAAATACAGTTCAGCCAGGCCATGCTACAGGGAGAGGAACGCGAGCGCCGGCGGCTGGCCGGTGACCTGCACGATGGACTAGGGGGGATGCTGGCCGGGGTAAAAATGAATTTGACCGGGCTCACAGTAGCTGCGCCTGTGGCACAGGATAATGACCTCAACAAAGTGATCGGCCAGTTGGACCACTCCATCAGTGAATTGCGCCGTATCGCCCGTAATATGATGCCTGAGGCCCTGTTGAAGCTGGGACTGGAAACGGCGTTGAAAGATCTGTGCGAATCGGTAATGACCGATCAGGTTCGGGTTGGCTTCCAGTCCTACGGGATCGAGAAAACGATACCGCAGCAAACACAGGTTACTATTTACCGGATCGTGCAGGAATTGCTCACCAATGCCATTCGCCATGGTCATGCATCCAGCATTTTATTGCAGTGCAGCCAGAATGAGGGTGTTTTTTTTGTAACACTCGAAGATAACGGCAAGGGATTTGATCCTCAAAATGCCGCCAGGGCCAAAGGAATAGGACTGAGCAATGTAAAAAGCCGGGTAGATTACCTGAATGGGAAAATGGACATCGCCTCCGTCATTAATGAAGGAACCACCATAAATATTGAACTATATGTTGCAGGATAA